A single genomic interval of Rhodopseudomonas palustris harbors:
- the secA gene encoding preprotein translocase subunit SecA has translation MIGALARKLFGSANDRRVKGYQTRVAAINALEPELAALSDEALRARTAEFRAELANGKTLDDLLVPAFATVREAAKRTLGQRHFDVQLIGGMVLHEGDIAEMKTGEGKTLVATLAVYLNALAGKGVHVVTVNDYLAKRDSGWMGQIYGFLGMTTGVIVHGLDDAQRQAAYACDITYGTNNEYGFDYLRDNMKYRLEDMVQRGHNFAIVDEVDSILIDEARTPLIISGPLDDRSDFYNTIDTFIPRLDKSDYDVDEKQRTVTLTEAGMEKIETLLRDAGQLRGESLYDVENVSVVHHVNQALRAHALFQRDKDYIVRNDEVVIIDEFTGRMMQGRRYSEGLHQALEAKEHVTVQPENQTLASITFQNYFRMYDKLAGMTGTAATEADEFFDIYKLEVVEIPTNLPIARLDEDDEVYRTQQEKYAAILAEVERANKRMQPVLVGTASIEKSEVLAEYLKKNGYKQIDFTDPKGMDKLYAAARAGKPAKLFAVLNARFHEQEAYIVAEAGVPGAITIATNMAGRGTDIKLGGSLEMRIQQEAAHITDEAERAAKITEIKADIERFRDIVLKAEDEIEIEPAKGNKPAKTAKRPGGLYIIGSERHESRRIDNQLRGRSGRQGDPGRSKFFLSLEDDLMRIFGSDKLDTMLTRLGLKEGEAIIHPWINKALEKAQQKVEARNFDIRKNLLKFDDVQNDQRKVIFDQRIELMKEDSVAETVTDMRHTYIEDLVAKYVPEHAYAEQWDVAGLKAEVERVVGLDIPVDEWAKEEGIADEELITRLERVFDEHMAAKVGQWGSDVMRYAEKSILLQTLDHLWREHLVMLDHLRQVIGLRGYGQRDPLQEYKSEAFNLFQEMSSHLREAVTAQLMRVEIIPPDQPQELPPMEVHKMDPDTGQDEMALANVTLAPAQTTDKADRDPNKPETWGKVGRNEDCPCGSGKKYKHCHGRYA, from the coding sequence ATGATCGGCGCGCTCGCCCGCAAACTCTTCGGCTCCGCTAACGACCGCAGGGTCAAGGGCTACCAGACGCGGGTTGCCGCGATCAATGCGCTCGAACCGGAACTGGCCGCGCTGTCCGACGAGGCGCTGCGCGCCCGTACCGCTGAATTCCGCGCCGAGCTCGCCAACGGTAAGACCCTCGACGACCTGCTGGTACCGGCGTTCGCCACCGTCCGCGAAGCCGCCAAGCGCACGCTCGGCCAGCGCCACTTCGACGTCCAGCTGATCGGCGGCATGGTGCTGCACGAGGGCGACATCGCCGAGATGAAGACCGGCGAAGGTAAGACCCTGGTCGCGACGCTCGCCGTGTACCTCAACGCACTCGCCGGCAAGGGCGTCCACGTCGTCACCGTCAACGATTACCTGGCCAAGCGCGACTCCGGCTGGATGGGCCAGATCTACGGCTTCCTCGGCATGACCACCGGCGTGATCGTGCATGGGCTCGACGATGCCCAGCGCCAGGCGGCCTATGCCTGCGACATTACCTACGGCACCAACAACGAATACGGCTTCGACTATCTGCGCGACAATATGAAGTACCGGCTGGAGGACATGGTCCAGCGCGGGCACAATTTCGCGATCGTCGACGAAGTCGACTCGATCCTGATCGACGAAGCCCGCACCCCGCTCATCATCTCCGGTCCGCTCGACGACCGTTCTGACTTCTACAACACCATCGATACCTTCATCCCGCGACTCGACAAGTCGGACTACGACGTCGACGAGAAGCAGCGCACCGTGACGCTGACCGAAGCCGGCATGGAGAAGATCGAGACGCTGCTGCGCGATGCCGGCCAGCTGCGCGGCGAGTCGCTGTACGACGTCGAAAACGTCTCGGTGGTGCACCACGTCAATCAGGCGCTGCGCGCCCACGCGCTGTTCCAGCGCGACAAGGACTACATCGTCCGCAACGACGAGGTGGTGATCATCGACGAGTTCACCGGCCGCATGATGCAGGGCCGGCGCTATTCGGAAGGCCTGCACCAGGCGCTGGAAGCCAAGGAGCACGTCACCGTCCAGCCGGAAAACCAGACGCTGGCGTCGATCACCTTCCAGAACTACTTCCGGATGTACGACAAGCTCGCCGGCATGACCGGCACGGCGGCCACCGAGGCCGACGAGTTCTTCGACATCTACAAGCTCGAAGTGGTCGAGATCCCGACCAATCTGCCGATCGCCCGCCTCGACGAAGACGACGAGGTGTATCGGACCCAGCAGGAGAAGTACGCCGCGATCCTCGCCGAGGTCGAGCGCGCCAACAAGCGGATGCAGCCGGTGCTGGTCGGCACCGCTTCGATCGAAAAGTCCGAGGTGCTGGCCGAGTATCTGAAGAAGAACGGCTACAAGCAGATCGACTTCACCGACCCGAAGGGGATGGACAAGCTGTACGCAGCCGCCCGCGCCGGCAAACCCGCGAAGCTGTTCGCGGTGCTCAACGCGCGCTTCCATGAGCAGGAAGCCTACATCGTGGCCGAAGCCGGCGTGCCGGGCGCGATCACTATCGCCACCAACATGGCGGGCCGCGGCACCGACATTAAGCTGGGCGGCTCGCTGGAGATGCGGATTCAGCAGGAAGCCGCGCACATCACCGACGAGGCCGAGCGGGCGGCGAAGATCACCGAGATCAAGGCCGACATCGAGCGCTTCCGCGACATCGTGCTGAAGGCCGAGGACGAGATCGAGATCGAGCCCGCCAAGGGCAACAAGCCGGCCAAGACCGCGAAGCGTCCCGGCGGCCTGTACATCATCGGCTCCGAACGCCACGAGAGCCGGCGTATCGACAACCAGCTGCGTGGCCGTTCCGGCCGTCAGGGCGACCCGGGGCGCTCCAAGTTCTTCCTGTCGCTGGAAGACGACCTGATGCGGATCTTCGGCTCCGATAAGCTCGACACCATGCTGACCCGCCTCGGCCTGAAGGAAGGCGAGGCGATCATCCATCCTTGGATCAACAAGGCGCTGGAAAAAGCGCAGCAGAAGGTCGAGGCGCGCAACTTCGACATCCGCAAGAACCTGCTGAAATTCGACGACGTTCAGAACGACCAGCGCAAGGTGATCTTCGATCAGCGCATCGAGCTGATGAAGGAAGACAGCGTGGCCGAAACGGTCACCGACATGCGCCACACCTACATCGAAGACCTGGTGGCCAAGTACGTGCCCGAGCACGCTTATGCGGAGCAGTGGGACGTCGCGGGGCTGAAGGCCGAGGTCGAGCGCGTGGTCGGCCTCGACATTCCGGTCGACGAATGGGCCAAGGAAGAAGGTATCGCCGACGAGGAGCTGATCACGCGACTGGAGCGGGTGTTCGACGAACACATGGCCGCCAAGGTCGGCCAGTGGGGCTCGGACGTGATGCGCTACGCCGAGAAGAGCATCCTGCTGCAGACCCTCGACCATCTGTGGCGCGAGCATCTGGTGATGCTCGATCACCTGCGTCAGGTGATCGGCCTGCGCGGCTACGGCCAGCGCGATCCGCTGCAGGAGTACAAGTCCGAAGCCTTCAATCTCTTCCAGGAAATGAGCTCGCATCTGCGCGAGGCGGTGACGGCGCAGCTGATGCGGGTCGAGATCATTCCGCCGGATCAGCCGCAGGAACTGCCGCCGATGGAAGTCCACAAGATGGACCCCGACACCGGACAGGACGAGATGGCGCTCGCCAATGTCACGCTGGCGCCGGCACAGACCACCGACAAGGCGGACCGCGATCCGAACAAGCCCGAGACCTGGGGCAAGGTCGGCCGCAACGAAGACTGCCCGTGCGGAAGCGGCAAGAAGTACAAGCACTGCCACGGCCGCTACGCTTAA
- a CDS encoding peptidylprolyl isomerase, giving the protein MTPASNAVSSGLRAGLISAAVTGCLAFALLAAPAARAQDANPVLAKVNGAEIRQSDVDLAEQELGPSLAQLDPATRKENVLAFLIDMKIVAKAAEDKKIQDNADFKKRLDFARNRLLMDDVLAAEGKAATTDEAMKKVYDEAAKQISGEQEVHARHILVETEDEAKAVAEELKKGADFAELAKKKSKDPGASDGGDLGFFTKDQMVPEFSAAAFALEPGKISDPIKTQFGWHIIKVEEKRNRKPPSFDQVKAQIEQYVTRKAQSDYVSKLRQAAKIERLDQPAAKPDAAAKPDAAKPTDAAKPADAAKPATPAPAKK; this is encoded by the coding sequence ATGACACCTGCGTCCAACGCAGTCTCATCCGGCCTGCGCGCCGGCCTCATCAGCGCGGCTGTGACAGGTTGTCTCGCATTTGCGCTGCTGGCCGCGCCGGCTGCGCGCGCCCAGGATGCGAACCCCGTGCTCGCCAAGGTCAACGGCGCCGAAATCCGCCAGAGCGACGTCGACCTTGCCGAGCAGGAGCTCGGCCCGAGCCTCGCCCAGCTCGATCCCGCGACCCGGAAGGAAAATGTGCTCGCCTTCCTGATCGACATGAAGATCGTCGCCAAGGCAGCCGAGGACAAGAAGATCCAGGACAACGCGGATTTCAAGAAGCGCCTGGATTTCGCCCGTAACCGTCTGCTGATGGACGATGTGCTCGCCGCCGAAGGCAAGGCCGCGACCACCGACGAGGCGATGAAGAAGGTTTATGACGAGGCCGCCAAGCAGATTTCCGGCGAGCAGGAAGTTCACGCTCGCCACATCCTGGTCGAGACCGAGGACGAGGCCAAGGCGGTCGCCGAAGAGCTGAAGAAGGGCGCCGATTTCGCCGAGCTGGCGAAGAAGAAGTCCAAGGATCCGGGCGCCTCCGACGGCGGCGATCTCGGCTTCTTCACCAAGGACCAGATGGTGCCGGAATTCTCTGCCGCAGCCTTCGCGCTGGAGCCGGGCAAGATCTCCGACCCGATCAAGACCCAGTTCGGTTGGCACATCATCAAGGTCGAAGAAAAGCGCAACCGCAAGCCGCCGAGCTTCGATCAGGTCAAGGCGCAGATCGAGCAGTACGTCACCCGCAAGGCGCAGTCGGATTACGTCAGCAAGCTGCGCCAAGCCGCCAAGATCGAGCGACTGGACCAGCCGGCCGCCAAGCCCGACGCGGCTGCGAAGCCGGATGCCGCCAAGCCGACGGACGCGGCGAAGCCTGCCGATGCGGCCAAGCCCGCCACCCCGGCGCCGGCCAAGAAGTAA
- the pcaF gene encoding 3-oxoadipyl-CoA thiolase, which yields MADVFVCDAVRTPIGRYGGSLAKVRTDDLAAVPIKALMAKHPDMDWSAVDEVFFGCANQAGEDNRNVARMAALLAGLPDSVPGQTLNRLCASGLDAVGAAGRAIRGGEIDLAIAGGVESMTRAPFVQGKATEAFARSADIFDTTIGWRFINPLMKQQYGVDSMPETGENVAEEFQISRADQDAFAIRSQQRAGAAIAAGYFAEEIAPVTYAGGKAGPITVDKDEHPRPETTLEGLAKLKPIVRNPGTVTAGNASGVNDGAAALLIASEAAVKKYGLTPRAKILGLASAAVPPRIMGIGPVPATRKLMERLGLKISDFDLIELNEAFASQGLACLRQLGVKDDADFVNPHGGAIALGHPLGMSGARLALTAVHGLEKRGGKLALATMCVGVGQGVAMAIEKLN from the coding sequence ATGGCCGACGTGTTTGTCTGCGACGCGGTGCGCACCCCGATCGGCCGTTACGGCGGATCGCTCGCCAAGGTGCGGACCGATGATCTCGCGGCGGTGCCGATCAAGGCGCTGATGGCCAAACATCCGGACATGGATTGGAGCGCGGTGGACGAGGTGTTCTTCGGCTGCGCCAATCAGGCCGGCGAAGACAACCGCAACGTCGCCCGGATGGCGGCGCTGCTGGCGGGCTTGCCGGATTCGGTGCCCGGCCAGACTCTCAATCGGTTGTGCGCCTCCGGCCTCGATGCGGTCGGCGCGGCGGGCCGTGCGATCCGCGGCGGCGAGATCGATCTGGCGATCGCCGGCGGCGTCGAGTCGATGACCCGGGCGCCGTTCGTGCAGGGCAAGGCCACCGAAGCGTTCGCGCGCTCGGCCGACATCTTCGACACCACGATCGGTTGGCGCTTCATCAATCCGCTGATGAAACAGCAATACGGCGTCGACTCGATGCCGGAGACCGGCGAGAACGTCGCCGAAGAATTCCAGATCTCGCGCGCAGATCAGGATGCGTTCGCGATCCGCAGCCAGCAGCGCGCCGGCGCGGCGATCGCGGCCGGCTACTTTGCCGAGGAGATCGCGCCGGTGACCTACGCGGGCGGCAAGGCCGGCCCGATCACGGTCGATAAGGACGAGCATCCGCGCCCCGAAACCACGCTGGAGGGTCTCGCCAAGCTAAAGCCGATCGTGCGCAATCCGGGCACCGTGACGGCCGGTAACGCCTCGGGCGTCAATGACGGCGCCGCAGCGCTGCTGATCGCCTCGGAAGCCGCGGTGAAGAAATACGGCCTGACGCCGCGCGCCAAGATTCTGGGCCTCGCCTCGGCGGCGGTGCCGCCGCGGATCATGGGCATCGGCCCGGTGCCGGCGACCCGCAAGCTGATGGAACGGCTCGGGCTGAAGATCAGCGACTTCGACCTGATCGAGCTGAACGAAGCGTTCGCCAGCCAGGGCCTCGCCTGCCTGCGCCAGCTCGGCGTCAAAGACGACGCCGACTTCGTCAATCCGCATGGCGGCGCGATCGCTCTCGGACACCCGCTCGGCATGAGCGGCGCCCGCCTGGCGCTCACCGCGGTCCACGGCCTGGAAAAGCGCGGCGGCAAGCTCGCCCTCGCCACGATGTGCGTCGGCGTTGGTCAGGGCGTCGCGATGGCGATCGAGAAGCTGAACTAA
- a CDS encoding HlyD family secretion protein — protein MAEPALKFPIEQKEPAGDPAVATSGGPRRGIGGTLRRYRRPLLLIVLPLVALIGGVTFYLEGGRYVTTDDAYVGAQKVLITPDVAGKIVEVTVKEGQRVQPGDELFQIDPVPFRLAVAQAQAKLADAKTSHANLVANVKLYGQTIDLVNAGIALKQRDVERKTSLVQSRAGSQLDLDNSTAALVTAQAQLQLVKQQQSTALNQLLGDPELPLEKFPAYAQAKAALDDAERNLRLSTVRAPMSGTATQVDNIQLGRFVAAGTPVFSVIDTTQPWVDANPKESDFTYVAVGQTVTLDVDAFPDHQFKGRVSSLSPGTGAQFAVLPPQNATGNFVKVVQRVPLRIALDETDPMIKRLKAGMSVNVAIDTHHRRSLAGLLGFGHAAAATPEHN, from the coding sequence ATGGCTGAACCGGCGCTAAAATTTCCGATCGAGCAGAAGGAGCCTGCGGGGGATCCGGCCGTCGCCACGAGTGGCGGACCGCGCCGCGGTATCGGCGGCACGCTGCGTCGCTATCGGCGGCCGCTGCTGCTGATCGTTCTGCCGCTGGTGGCGCTGATCGGCGGCGTTACCTTCTATCTGGAGGGCGGCCGCTACGTTACCACCGACGACGCTTATGTCGGCGCCCAGAAGGTGCTGATCACGCCGGACGTTGCCGGCAAGATCGTCGAAGTGACCGTCAAGGAAGGCCAACGCGTCCAACCCGGTGACGAGCTGTTCCAGATCGATCCGGTGCCGTTCCGCCTCGCGGTGGCGCAGGCCCAGGCCAAGCTCGCCGACGCCAAGACCAGCCACGCCAATCTGGTCGCCAACGTCAAGCTGTACGGCCAGACCATCGACCTGGTGAACGCCGGCATCGCGCTGAAGCAGCGCGACGTCGAGCGCAAGACGTCGCTGGTGCAGAGCCGCGCCGGTTCGCAGCTCGACCTCGACAACTCCACCGCCGCGCTGGTGACCGCGCAGGCGCAGCTGCAGCTCGTCAAGCAGCAGCAGTCGACCGCGCTCAATCAGTTGCTCGGCGATCCCGAACTGCCGCTGGAGAAATTCCCCGCCTATGCCCAGGCCAAGGCGGCGCTCGACGACGCCGAACGTAACCTGCGGCTGTCGACCGTGCGGGCACCGATGAGCGGCACCGCCACCCAGGTCGACAACATCCAGCTCGGCCGCTTCGTCGCCGCCGGCACGCCGGTGTTCAGCGTGATCGACACCACGCAGCCATGGGTCGACGCCAATCCTAAGGAAAGCGACTTCACCTATGTGGCGGTGGGCCAGACCGTGACGCTCGATGTCGACGCCTTCCCGGATCATCAGTTCAAGGGACGGGTGTCGTCGCTGTCGCCGGGCACCGGCGCGCAATTCGCCGTGCTGCCGCCGCAGAACGCTACCGGCAACTTCGTCAAGGTAGTGCAGCGCGTGCCGCTGCGGATCGCGCTCGACGAGACCGATCCGATGATCAAGCGGCTGAAGGCCGGCATGAGCGTCAACGTCGCGATCGACACCCACCACCGCCGTTCGCTGGCCGGCCTGCTCGGCTTCGGCCACGCCGCAGCTGCAACGCCGGAGCACAACTAA
- the mutS gene encoding DNA mismatch repair protein MutS encodes MTIRPDIALPPDAAPPPEAPAKMSPMMEQYHEIKAANPGLLLFYRMGDFYELFFEDAEIASRALGITLTKRGKHLGADIPMCGVPVERSDDYLHRLIALGHRVAVCEQTEDPAAARARKSVVRRDVVRLITPGTLTEDTLLDARANNYLLAIARVRGSAGADRIGLAWIDISTGEFCVTECSTAELAATLARINPNEAIVPDALYSDTELAPILRELAAVTPLTRDVFDSATAERRLCDYFAVATMDGLAALSRLEATAAAACVTYVDRTQLGKRPPLSPPSREAAGTTMAIDPATRANLELTRTLAGERRGSLLDAIDCTVTAAGSRLLAQRLAAPLTDAAAIARRLDAVEAFTGDAGLREQIRSSLRAAPDMARALARLSLGRGGPRDLANLRDGIRAADEVLAQLGQLASPPQELASAMAALQRPSRALCAELGRALADDLPLLKRDGGFVREGYEPALDETRKLRDASRLVVASMQARYADDTGIKALKIRHNNVLGYFVEVSAQHGDKLMAPPLNATFIHRQTLAGQVRFTTAELGEIEAKIANAGDRALGLELEIFDRLAAMIDAAGEDLRAAAHAFALLDVATALAKLASDDNYVRPEVDESLSFAIEGGRHPVVEQALKKAGEPFIANACDLSPGPAQTSGQIWLLTGPNMAGKSTFLRQNALIALLAQVGSFVPANRARIGIVDRLFSRVGAADDLARGRSTFMVEMVETAAILNQASERALVILDEIGRGTATFDGLSIAWAAIEHLHEQNRCRSLFATHYHELTALSAKLPRLFNATVRVKEWRGEVVFLHEVLPGSADRSYGIQVAKLAGLPPSVVSRAKAVLAKLEANDRGQPKTLIDDLPLFAITARAPAEAAPPSEAEQLIDAVKALHPDEMTPREALDALYALKAKLQKAD; translated from the coding sequence ATGACCATCCGCCCCGACATCGCTCTGCCGCCCGACGCCGCTCCGCCTCCGGAGGCGCCCGCCAAAATGTCGCCGATGATGGAGCAGTACCACGAGATCAAGGCCGCCAATCCTGGTCTGTTGCTGTTCTACCGGATGGGCGATTTTTACGAGCTGTTCTTCGAGGATGCCGAAATCGCGTCACGCGCGCTCGGCATTACCCTGACCAAGCGCGGCAAGCATCTCGGCGCCGACATTCCGATGTGCGGTGTGCCGGTCGAGCGCTCCGACGACTACCTGCACCGGCTGATCGCGCTGGGTCACCGCGTCGCTGTGTGCGAGCAGACCGAAGACCCGGCCGCGGCACGCGCCCGCAAGAGCGTGGTGCGGCGCGACGTGGTGCGGCTGATCACGCCCGGCACGCTGACCGAAGATACCCTGCTCGACGCCCGCGCCAACAACTACCTGCTGGCGATCGCGCGCGTCCGCGGCTCGGCCGGCGCCGATCGCATCGGGCTCGCCTGGATCGACATTTCGACTGGCGAATTCTGCGTCACCGAGTGTTCGACCGCAGAACTCGCCGCGACGCTGGCGCGGATCAATCCGAACGAAGCCATCGTGCCGGACGCGCTGTACAGCGACACAGAACTCGCCCCGATCTTGCGCGAGCTCGCCGCCGTCACGCCGCTGACGCGTGACGTGTTCGATTCCGCCACCGCCGAGCGGCGGCTGTGCGATTACTTCGCTGTCGCCACCATGGACGGCCTCGCCGCGCTGTCACGGCTGGAAGCGACCGCCGCCGCGGCCTGCGTCACCTATGTCGACCGTACCCAGCTCGGCAAACGGCCGCCGCTGTCGCCGCCGTCACGCGAAGCCGCCGGCACCACGATGGCGATCGACCCGGCGACCCGCGCCAATCTCGAACTCACCCGCACGCTAGCCGGCGAACGCCGCGGCTCGCTGCTCGACGCGATCGACTGCACGGTCACAGCCGCAGGATCGCGCCTCTTGGCGCAGCGGCTCGCCGCGCCGCTGACCGATGCGGCGGCGATCGCGCGGCGGCTCGACGCGGTCGAAGCCTTCACCGGGGATGCGGGACTTCGCGAACAGATCCGCAGCTCGCTACGTGCGGCGCCCGACATGGCGCGTGCACTGGCGCGGCTGTCGCTCGGCCGCGGAGGCCCGCGGGATCTCGCGAACTTGCGCGATGGCATCCGTGCTGCCGACGAGGTGCTTGCGCAGCTTGGCCAGCTCGCAAGCCCGCCGCAGGAGCTCGCGAGCGCGATGGCGGCGCTGCAGCGGCCGTCACGCGCATTGTGCGCTGAACTCGGCCGCGCGCTCGCCGACGATCTGCCGCTTCTCAAGCGCGACGGCGGCTTTGTGCGCGAAGGCTACGAGCCGGCGCTCGACGAGACCCGCAAGCTGCGCGACGCCTCGCGCCTCGTCGTCGCGTCGATGCAGGCGCGCTACGCCGACGACACCGGCATCAAGGCGCTGAAGATCCGGCACAACAACGTGCTCGGTTACTTCGTCGAAGTCTCGGCGCAGCACGGCGACAAACTGATGGCGCCGCCACTGAACGCCACTTTCATCCATCGCCAGACGCTGGCCGGGCAGGTGCGCTTCACCACCGCCGAACTCGGCGAGATCGAGGCCAAGATCGCCAATGCGGGCGACCGTGCACTCGGGCTGGAGCTGGAGATCTTCGACCGCCTCGCCGCGATGATCGATGCGGCCGGTGAAGACCTGCGCGCCGCCGCCCATGCGTTCGCGCTGCTCGATGTCGCCACCGCGCTCGCCAAGCTCGCCAGCGACGACAACTACGTGCGGCCCGAGGTCGATGAGTCGCTGAGCTTTGCGATCGAAGGCGGCCGGCATCCGGTGGTCGAGCAGGCGCTGAAGAAGGCTGGCGAGCCGTTCATCGCCAATGCCTGCGACCTGTCGCCCGGCCCGGCGCAGACCAGCGGCCAGATCTGGCTGCTGACCGGCCCGAACATGGCCGGTAAGTCGACCTTCCTGCGCCAGAACGCGCTGATCGCCCTGCTCGCCCAGGTCGGCAGCTTCGTGCCGGCGAACCGGGCACGGATCGGCATCGTCGACCGGCTGTTCTCGCGCGTCGGCGCCGCCGACGACCTCGCCCGCGGCCGTTCGACCTTCATGGTCGAGATGGTCGAGACCGCCGCGATCCTGAACCAGGCCTCCGAACGGGCGTTGGTGATCCTCGACGAGATCGGCCGCGGCACCGCGACGTTCGACGGCCTGTCGATCGCCTGGGCCGCGATCGAGCACCTGCACGAACAGAACAGGTGTCGTTCGCTGTTCGCCACGCACTACCATGAGCTGACCGCACTGTCGGCCAAGCTGCCCCGGCTGTTCAACGCCACCGTGCGGGTCAAGGAATGGCGCGGTGAGGTGGTGTTTCTGCACGAGGTGCTGCCGGGCTCCGCCGACCGCTCCTACGGCATCCAGGTCGCCAAGCTGGCGGGGCTCCCCCCCAGCGTGGTGAGCCGCGCGAAGGCCGTGCTGGCCAAGCTCGAAGCCAACGACCGCGGTCAGCCGAAGACGCTGATCGACGACCTGCCGCTGTTCGCCATCACGGCTCGCGCACCCGCCGAAGCCGCCCCACCGAGCGAGGCCGAGCAGCTGATCGACGCGGTCAAGGCGCTGCATCCCGACGAGATGACCCCGCGCGAGGCGCTGGATGCGTTGTACGCCCTGAAGGCGAAGCTACAGAAGGCCGACTGA
- a CDS encoding DHA2 family efflux MFS transporter permease subunit, whose amino-acid sequence MAGAAQSHAVPGFRRNMVTICAMTATIMQALDTTIANVALPYMQGSLSASQDQINWVLTSYIVAAAIMTAPVGWIANRFGRKRIFIVCSAGFTIASVMCGLAQDITQMVVFRLLQGVFGAALVPLSQAVMLDSYALHERAKAMSIWGMGVMMGPIMGPSLGAWLTETYSWHWVFFVNLPFGAITVLGLAMFMDETDKNQELKFDWFGFAALAVGIGAMQLALDRGEQLDWFNSPEIIIESIVSVVGFYYFFAHSFTTERPFIQFAIFKDRNFVGGVVFMTVMGLVLFSTMALSSPFLQNVEGYPIMTAGLLLASRGCGTFVAMMIVGRIMRYIEARTLIATGLSLTCASLYVMTGWTDQTSVSSVVVTSIIQGFGFGLVFVPLSTVAFMTLPGQLRTDGTAMLTLVRNVASSVGISVVIAKLSSGTTTAHSILTEHINPFNNALQMPNVTGMIDLSTTTGKAMMDAIVTMQAQIIAFSHDYAMVMFLTAAAVPMAIIIGSTKAALRKQSEAPADHAAVME is encoded by the coding sequence ATGGCGGGCGCGGCACAATCTCACGCGGTCCCCGGCTTTCGCCGGAACATGGTGACGATCTGCGCCATGACCGCCACGATCATGCAGGCGCTCGACACCACGATCGCCAACGTCGCGTTGCCCTATATGCAGGGCTCGCTGTCGGCGTCTCAGGACCAGATCAACTGGGTGCTGACCTCCTACATCGTCGCCGCCGCGATCATGACGGCGCCGGTGGGCTGGATCGCCAACCGGTTCGGCCGCAAGCGCATCTTCATTGTCTGCTCGGCCGGATTCACCATCGCGTCGGTGATGTGCGGCCTTGCCCAGGATATCACCCAGATGGTGGTGTTCCGGCTGCTGCAGGGCGTGTTCGGCGCCGCGCTGGTGCCGCTGTCGCAGGCGGTGATGCTCGACAGCTACGCGCTGCACGAGCGCGCCAAGGCGATGTCGATCTGGGGCATGGGCGTGATGATGGGGCCGATCATGGGCCCCTCGCTCGGCGCCTGGCTGACCGAAACGTACTCCTGGCACTGGGTGTTCTTCGTCAACCTGCCGTTCGGCGCCATCACGGTGCTGGGTCTGGCGATGTTCATGGACGAAACCGATAAGAACCAGGAATTGAAGTTCGACTGGTTCGGCTTCGCGGCGCTCGCGGTCGGCATCGGCGCGATGCAGCTCGCGCTCGACCGCGGCGAGCAGCTCGACTGGTTCAACTCGCCCGAGATCATCATCGAGTCGATCGTCTCGGTGGTCGGGTTCTACTACTTCTTCGCCCACTCCTTCACCACCGAGCGCCCCTTCATCCAGTTCGCGATCTTCAAGGACCGCAACTTCGTCGGCGGCGTGGTGTTCATGACGGTGATGGGGCTGGTGCTGTTCTCCACCATGGCGCTGTCGTCGCCGTTCCTGCAGAACGTCGAAGGCTACCCGATCATGACCGCCGGCCTGCTGCTGGCCTCGCGCGGCTGCGGCACCTTCGTGGCGATGATGATCGTCGGGCGGATCATGCGCTACATCGAGGCCCGCACTCTGATCGCCACAGGCCTGTCGCTGACCTGCGCGTCGCTCTATGTGATGACCGGCTGGACCGATCAGACCAGTGTGTCGAGCGTGGTCGTCACCAGCATCATTCAGGGCTTCGGCTTCGGTCTCGTCTTCGTGCCGCTGTCGACGGTGGCGTTCATGACGCTGCCCGGGCAGCTCCGCACCGACGGCACCGCGATGCTGACGCTGGTGCGCAACGTCGCCAGCTCGGTCGGGATCTCGGTGGTGATCGCCAAGCTGTCGTCCGGAACCACGACGGCGCACTCGATCCTCACCGAGCACATCAACCCGTTCAACAACGCGCTGCAGATGCCCAACGTCACTGGCATGATTGATCTGTCGACCACCACCGGCAAGGCGATGATGGACGCGATCGTCACCATGCAGGCGCAGATCATCGCATTCTCACACGACTACGCGATGGTGATGTTCCTGACCGCCGCGGCGGTGCCGATGGCGATCATCATCGGCTCGACCAAGGCGGCGCTACGCAAGCAAAGCGAAGCCCCGGCGGATCATGCCGCGGTGATGGAGTAG